The genomic region AGTTTCAGTGCGAATTTCTACTGTATAGACTGCATTGGCGTAGGCAGATAGGTCAAGCTGTGCCTCGCTTGCATTTTGAAGCGTTAGGCGTTCCAACTCCCTTCCCTTGAGTTTGACACTTGTAAGGGGGGCTTGTCCGCTTTCCAAACGCGCAACTTATCAAACAAAAAGTGATTTTTTAGATATGCAGTCTGTTTCACTTCAACATTTTTATCATAATTTAGATAAACTTAGTCTTTATAGTACAGAATTACAAAAATTAGTATTTTAAAAAAATAAATAATAATAATTTTATTAATTAGAATTTTTTTTATAATGTTACGACCTTTTATTTTGATTCAGAAGTAGTAGTAGAAGAAGCCTTGCGTCAGAAAGGTTTTAGTAAAGATGGTAAAATTGGTAAAACACAAGTTGTTTTTTAGGATTATTATTAGACAAAAATGCATTGCCATTTGGCTACGGCTTGTATGCAGGGAATCAGTATGAGGGACATACTTTGGTCAAAGAAATAGATAAATTAAAGCAATTATATAATCTTAATAAAATAACTGTAGTAGCCGATAGTGGCATGCTAAATGCTGCTAATTGTCAGGCAGTCAAGGGAGCAGGTTACGATTTTTTGCTGGGCAGACGATTGAAAAATCTACCCCAAACAGTAAAAACAACGCTTTTAGATAAGACAAAATAAAGAAGATTTTTATATCTGTTCTGTATTTAATAATCACACGGAACAAATCCTTAAATATTTACAAATCAAAAGACTGCTCGACATGACCACTAAGCACTTGATAACCAAATACTTAGCCCAAAATGTAGTGCTACTAAAAAAAAAGCAACTGCTTGATAATTAAATACTTAACCCGACAAAGTGTCAAAGTCAAGAGAGTATTCATTTAGTGTTGGTCTTTCTGCCTGAAGTAAAACGGTTCGGGGCTTGCCGAAGACGGGTTTTTTACCACTTCCCTTGCCCAACGCACAAAGTTTATAGAAAGTACAAAAGCCTAAATTAGCACATTAGCCCGCCTTTTGGCTTCGCCGACTTTCAGTTTGCAAACATACTGTTGTCATCAGTTTTGTTTTTTTAGTTCAACACTTAACTTTTCTATTTGCTCAACAGTTAAGCCTGTTATTTTGGCAATAAACTTATTATCAGCACCTTCTAAAATGGCATTTTTGGCAATTTCCACCGCTTTTTCCTCAATAGCTGTTTCCAAAGCACTTTTCAAATCTCGGTACTGAATAAGACTTTGTTCGTACCTATCTCGTTGCTCGGCACTCAAACTGGCTAATTCCGCTGTGCCGAAGGCTTTTTGAAAAATAGGCTCGTTGAGAATATTGGGAATATGGTCAAAACTTTCCAAGTTTTTCAGAAAATAGCACCACTTATCAAATCGGGTTTTTAGTTCGTGTTCTTGCAACCTAAACAAAGGCATTTGTAAAAATTTGAAATGTAATTTGTCAAAAAACAAATCTCCATCTTGGTCTTTCAAAGCCACATCACGCCTAAATTTGCGTCTTTCCTCTGCTTCGTCATATTCAAAGTCAAGGATTGCCACAAAATAAATTGGCTCTAATTTAAAATTCCACTCACCCGTTTGGGCTTGGTCTCGGATTGGAAAAGTTACATAAAATAAACTTCTATCTTTGAAGTATTTTACCTTTGCTTTCTGCATTTCCACAATAAACCGCTCGCCTGAAACAGCTTTGCAATGAATATCAAAAATAGCCTTTCTTTCTGCCGATAAATCAGCCAAACTTTCTACGTTGCGAAAATTTAGGTCTGCAATTTGGTGATGGGCAGGTAGAAGTTGGTTCAAAAAATCAATCAAAAGGTCTTTGTTTGCTTCTTCCCCAAAAAGTTTTTTGAAGCCAAAATCAGTATAGGGATTGATGTACTTTGCCATTGTCGTATTTCGTTATGTGCTGTCACAAAGTTACGAATTTTGGGCTATTTTTGAGGGTTTTTCTTTTAAAATTGATGACAACGGAAAAGACTTGCCGAAGATGGGATTTTTTACCACTTCCCTTGCCCTACGCACAAAAGTTTATAGAAAGTACAAGAGCCTAAATTAGCACCTTAGCCCGCCTTTTGGCTTTGCCGACTTTCAGTTTGCAAACATAATGTTAGGCACAGTTTTTAGCCTTTTGTACTACGTAGCTGTTCTATCTGTTCAATGGTTAAACCTGTTATGTCTGCGATAAATTGATTATCCGCACCTTTTTTGATTGCATTTTTAGCAATTTCAACCTTTTCTTCTTGTTTAGCTGTGTAGCTTACGCTATTCTCAATGCGTTTGTTTTCTTGAAAACGGTCATACATTTTCTTTTCTTCCTCTGTCAAACTTTCGTAACGCATTTTCTCTTTTGCCTTNNNNNNNNNNNNNNNNNNNNNNNNNNNNNNNNNNNNNNNNNNNNNNNNNNNNNNNNNNNNNNNNNNNNNNNNNNNNNNNNNNNNNNNNNNNNNNNNNNNNNNNNNNNNNNNNNNNNNNNNNNNNNNNNNNNNNNNNNNNNNNNNNNNNNNNNNNNNNNNNNNNNNNNNNNNNNNNNNNNNNNNNNNNNNNNNNNNNNNNNNNNNNNNNNNNNNNNNNNNNNNNNNNNNNNNNNNNNNNNNNNNNNNNNNNNNNNNNNNNNNNNNNNNNNNNNNNNNNNNNNNNNNNNNNNNNNNNNNNNNNNNNNNNNNNNNNNNNNNNNNNNNNNNNNNNNNNNNNNNNNNNNNNNNNNNNNNNNNNNNNNNNNNNNNNNNNNNNNNNNNNNNNNNNNNNNNNNNNNNNNNNNNNNNNNNNNNNNNNNNNNNNNNNNNNNNNNNNNNNNNNNNNNNNNNNNNNNNNNNNNNNNNNNNNNNNNNNNNNNNNNNNNNNNNNNNNNNNNNNNNNNNNNNNNNNNNNNNNNNNNNNNNNNNNNNNNNNNNNNNNNNNNNNNNNNNNNNNNNNNNNNNNNNNNNNNNNNNNNNNNNNNNNNNNNNNNNNNNNNNNNNNNNNNNNNNNNNNNNNNNNNNNNNNNNNNNNNNNNNNNNNNNNNNNNNNNNNNNNNNNNNNNNNNNNNNNNNNNNNNNNNNNNNNNNNNNNNNNNNNNNNNNNNNNNNNNNNNNNNNNNNNNNNNNNNNNNNNNNNNNNNNNNNNNNNNNNNNNNNNNNNNNNNNNNNNNNNNNNNNNNNNNNNNNNNNNNNNNNNNNNNNNNNNNNNNNNNNNNNNNNNNNNNNNNNNNNNNNNNNNNNNNNNNNNNNNNNNNNNNNNNNNNNNNNNNNNNNNNNNNNNNNNNNNNNNNNNNNNNNNNNNNNNNNNNNNNNNNNNNNNNNNNNNNNNNNNNNNNNNNNNNNNNNNNNNNNNNNNNNNNNNNNNNNNNNNNNNNNNNNNNNNNNNNNNNNNNNNNNNNNNNNNNNNNNNNNNNNNNNNNNNNNNNNNNNNNNNNNNNNNNNNNNNNNNNNNNNNNNNNNNNNNNNNNNNNNNNNNNNNNNNNNNNNNNNNNNNNNNNNNNNNNNNNNNNNNNNNNNNNNNNNNNNNNNNNNNNNNNNNNNNNNNNNNNNNNNNNNNNNNNNNNNNNNNNNNNNNNNNNNNNNNNNNNNNNNNNNNNNNNNNNNNNNNNNNNNNNNNNNNNNNNN from Hugenholtzia roseola DSM 9546 harbors:
- a CDS encoding Rpn family recombination-promoting nuclease/putative transposase, which produces MAKYINPYTDFGFKKLFGEEANKDLLIDFLNQLLPAHHQIADLNFRNVESLADLSAERKAIFDIHCKAVSGERFIVEMQKAKVKYFKDRSLFYVTFPIRDQAQTGEWNFKLEPIYFVAILDFEYDEAEERRKFRRDVALKDQDGDLFFDKLHFKFLQMPLFRLQEHELKTRFDKWCYFLKNLESFDHIPNILNEPIFQKAFGTAELASLSAEQRDRYEQSLIQYRDLKSALETAIEEKAVEIAKNAILEGADNKFIAKITGLTVEQIEKLSVELKKQN